From Phalacrocorax carbo chromosome 8, bPhaCar2.1, whole genome shotgun sequence, a single genomic window includes:
- the SH3TC2 gene encoding SH3 domain and tetratricopeptide repeat-containing protein 2 isoform X3 produces MQAQEDRFLLTFKTLEEVWKFSTYLTLGYVGSCLEQLLFDQEYWLNCALMEDTEIRVTVDEDHLATIYMGLLLQEGNFFSRAVPGVWQPEQEGEEGLQLCKNELIHVKNVRDESKWEGMSLLTGQRGLVPVTALEPIPHPFYQWFLKNYAVSFGISQEISETTSQPIVKGRCTATEDHRGAARDELSFSKGDSIEVIGFLIPGLPWFVGKSLSSESIGFVPTRYINPEACEPLEKDLVFLSEEEKSPLLRFPCNGGEQHFTTLLSELARTDITSVYRLDGFEPTAMFPKVPSEAVRRGCKDIQLLQSWEEVNGLATTSTSELSSPGSASAPAMLEDDLPEKLDDFDDPKFFIDLNAGHMEDADVFNPILTFLNQDSYVPSFQILYDLSFSFLSSIFYGFSDEDELVLYLEMSRNWAKRTHSVWAHVRLCFLLGKLCIKKVKFSQARVYFEEAMSILDRGFGDLPLLAALHVNLASIYLKQNMKHKFSSLLGKTLALLVCLPDRSFSSENELEVMMYVLREAIAVGNAPLEARVCFLIVKLFLQLGKNDEVLPFTEHLQCLNTTLLSPYTSSVPLDATPILSYLYDKKYLPNIALASARLFVPSGIKGALTPIWRAGFIVQNTSKLLGSQMERSGIPALACFYLKQALHFSCETRAVPIQRTLCAILSRMYLQHGMLDGAVCYAAIAVTCSRLMGEEEAFESSLSLGWMYLLNRQPGPAADIMYQLLRSLHGTDSVTQGGAVHNLLAIALKGEGQVQKAAENYLRALHKAQETGNKRNQAIALANLGQLSLSHGASQLSELYLLQSAQLYAELQGSEDLEMELVQVLLWLAQAMVNRQRMEGGKLCYELALVFALKWHNMRSQLHITESLCHFYSKVSPSLQACITYHEHWVSLAQQLQDREMEGTIHQTLSQLYQALGTSETLRQSLDCTKQSLRIFIDLEESVKAAEAWLQAGRLYYLMQEDELVEMYFQAAIQTALKSKNFSLAMDLYEKAGDTFFNGSRNRARAVEFYRGGAVPLARKLKAIKTELRLFNKLAELQIGLQGYEKALEFATLAARLSISVGDQLQELVAFHRLATVYYFLHMYEMAEDCYLKTLALRPPLLQCSGEALYYSKVYCHLGNLTLHKLKDEQDAAAYFLLALAAATELGDQDLQDLIHAKLGDIPGALQGPEGMPGCAKYRPRWLSEGGHVV; encoded by the exons ATGCAAGCACAGGAGGATCGGTTCCTCCTCACCTTTAAAACCCTAGAAGAAGTCTGGAAATTTTCCACATATCTGACTTTAG GGTATGTGGGCAGCTGCTTGGAGCAGCTTCTCTTTGACCAGGAGTACTGGCTAAACTGTGCTCTGATGGAGGACACAGAGATCAGAGTTACTGTGGATGAAGATCACTTGGCCACCATATATATGGGTCTGCTACTCCAGGAAG GtaactttttttccagagcagtGCCTGGTGtctggcagccagagcaggagggagaggaaggcctgcagctctgcaagaATGAGCTGATCCATGTGAAGAATGTTAGAGATGAGTCCAAGTGGGAAGGGATGTCCTTACTAACGGGTCAACGAGGCCTGGTGCCTGTGACAGCTCTAGAGCCAATACCTCACCCATTTTACCA GTGGTTTCTGAAGAATTATGCCGTGAGTTTTGGCATCTCCCAGGAGATCAGTGAGACAACCTCTCAGCCAATTG TCAAAGGCAGGTGTACAGCCACAGAGGACCACAGAGGAGCAGCACGGGATGAACTGAGTTTCTCCAAAGGAGACAGCATAGAAGTAATTGGCTTCCTCATTCCAGGACTCCCATGGTTTGTGGGCAAATCCCTCAGCAGTGAGAGCATTGGCTTTGTCCCAACCCGATACATAAATCCTGAGGCTTGCGAACCTCT GGAAAAGGACTTGGTGTTTCTGAGCgaagaagaaaaatcccccCTCCTGCGCTTCCCCTGCAATGGTGGTGAAcagcacttcaccaccctcCTCAGTGAGCTGGCACGCACTGACATCACCTCTGTGTACCGGCTGG ATGGTTTTGAACCTACAGCCATGTTCCCAAAAGTGCCATCAG AGGCTGTTCGCCGTGGCTGTAAAGATATCCAGCTGCTCCAGTCTTGGGAGGAAGTAAATGGCTTGGCTACAACTAGCACCTCCGAACTGTCTAGCCCAGGAAGTGCATCAGCCCCTGCTATGTTGGAAGATGATCTCCCAGAGAAGCTGGATGATTTTGATGATCCCAAGTTCTTTATTGACCTGAATGCTGGACACATGGAAGATGCTGATGTCTTTAACCCCATATTAACCTTCCTTAACCAAGACAGTTATGTGCCCAGTTTTCAAATCCTCTATGatctcagtttttcctttctcagctcCATTTTTTATGGTTTCTCTGATGAGGATGAACTGGTCTTGTACCTTGAGATGTCCAGAAACTGGGCCAAGAGGACTCATTCAGTTTGGGCTCATGTCAGGCTCTGTTTCCTCTTGGGTAAGCTGTGCATCAAAAAGGTCAAGTTCTCCCAGGCTCGAGTCTACTTTGAAGAAGCCATGAGCATCCTGGACAGGGGTTTTGGGGACCTGCCCCTGCTGGCTGCATTGCATGTCAACCTTGCCTCCATCTACTTGAAGCAGAACATGAAGCACAAGTTCTCCTCCCTGCTGGGAAAAACATTGGCCTTGCTTGTCTGCTTGCCCGACCGCTCTTTCAGCTCTGAGAATGAGCTGGAAGTCATGATGTACGTCCTGAGAGAAGCCATTGCTGTGGGTAATGCTCCCTTGGAAGCACGGGTCTGCTTCCTTATTGTTAAGCTCTTCCTACAACTAGGCAAAAATGATGAAGTGCTGCCCTTTACTGAGCATCTTCAATGTCTCAACACCACTTTACTCAGCCCGTACACTAGTTCTGTGCCATTGGATGCTACCCCCATCTTAAGCTACCTCTATGACAAGAAGTACTTGCCAAATATCGCACTGGCCTCTGCCAGGTTGTTTGTTCCTAGTGGCATCAAGGGGGCACTGACACCCATTTGGAGAGCTGGCTTCATCGTCCAGAATACTTCAAAACTCCTGGGAAGCCAGATGGAGAGGAGTGGCATCCCAGCACTGGCTTGTTTCTATCTCAAGCAAGCACTGCATTTCTCCTGTGAGACCAGAGCTGTGCCTATCCAGAGGACGCTGTGTGCCATCTTGTCCAGAATGTACCTCCAGCATGGCATGTTGGACGGAGCGGTTTGTTATGCAGCCATAGCCGTAACCTGCAGCAGACTGATGGGCGAAGAGGAGGCTTTTGAGTCTTCCCTCTCTTTGGGGTGGATGTATCTCCTGAACAGACAGCCAGGCCCAGCTGCAGACATCATGTACCAGCTCCTGCGCTCTCTGCATGGGACAGACAGCGTGACTCAGGGGGGAGCCGTACACAATCTCCTGGCCATTGCCCTCAAAGGAGAAGGGCAGGTGCAAAAGGCTGCAGAGAACTACCTCCGGGCCCTGCACAAAGCCCAGGAGACTGGGAACAAGAGGAACCAGGCTATCGCCCTGGCTAACCTGGGACAGCTAAGCCTCTCGCATGGGGCGAGCCAGTTGTCTGAGCTCTACCTGCTCCAGTCAGCTCAGCTCTATGCTGAGCTTCAGGGCAGCGAAGACCTGGAAATGGAGTTGGTGCAGGTGCTGCTGTGGCTAGCACAGGCCATGGTGAACAGGCAGAGGATGGAAGGTGGCAAACTCTGTTATGAACTGGCATTGGTGTTTGCCCTGAAGTGGCATAACATGAGGA GTCAGCTTCACATCACTGAGTCTCTCTGCCATTTCTACAGCAAAGTGTCCCCCAGTCTCCAGGCTTGCATTACCTACCATGAGCACTGGGTATCTTTGGCACAACAGCTCCAGGACAGAGAGATGGAAGGCACCATCCATCAGACCCTCAGCCAGCTCTACCAGGCTTTGGGCACATCTGA GACTTTGAGACAGTCTCTGGACTGCACCAAACAGAGTCTAAGGATCTTCATTGACCTTGAGGAGAGTGTGAAAGCAGCAGaggcctggctgcaggcaggaaggcTCTACTATCTTATGCAGGAAGATGAGCTGGTGGAAATGTACTTTCAG GCAGCCATTCAGACTGCTCTGAAATCCAAGAACTTCTCCTTGGCCATGGATCTTTATGAAAAAGCAGGTGATACCTTTTTTAATGGTAGCCGAAACAGAGCTCGAGCGGTGGAGTTTTACAGG GGAGGTGCTGTGCCCTTGGCCAGGAAACTAAAGGCCATTAAGACAGAGCTACGGCTGTTCAAtaagctggcagagctgcagattGGGCTGCAGGGTTATGAGAAGGCGCTGGAGTTTGCCACGCTGGCAGCCAGGCTGAGCATCAGTGTTG GAGACCAATTGCAAGAGCTCGTTGCATTCCACCGCCTGGCTACAGTCTACTATTTTCTGCATATGTATGAGATGGCAGAAGATTGCTACCTGAAGACACTTGCCTTGCGTCCTCCCTTACTGCAGTGCTCTGGAGAGGCCCTGTACTACTCCAAGGTGTACTGTCACCTTGGCAACCTGACCCTGCACAAACTGAAG GATGAACAGGATGCAGCAGCCTACTTCCTCCTGGCCCTTGCTGCAGCGACCGAGCTGGGAGATCAGGATTTGCAAGACCTCATTCACGCCAAGCTGGGTGACATCCCTGGTGCCCTGCAGGGGCCTGAGGGCATGCCAGGCTGTGCCAAGTATCGGCCCAGGTGGCTAAGTGAAGGTGGCCACGTCGTCTGA